A window from Deltaproteobacteria bacterium encodes these proteins:
- a CDS encoding PD40 domain-containing protein — protein sequence MRLFPFRVLAVVALGAAALRPDAARAGCDLIPQAQPVFRGALGTLDRPYAGPGDFVELHVRPGVCDQASAGLPQSVDDLVVTLVFEPLSGPKRVVVLTTDACDAPGVAARLGTCDAAPGVASVACVQMNAAGPTDMAIVERDGIPRLRFRFPNTDLFLDGSPDDRTLAGPATIAVSPKSASTFPCGLAATTCEADAASLGLVACVDDLYARDGTCAPNLDPTFANFTALPPPSDYQAACYTESPPCTAFAEEARLTVDRGGNLLVPVYWQGVLVKDGDQPVPRLLRATIEPPVAVTIPSDVFVSSLTTEGQRLPPIFEPETDPSAGATAALAFFGSVDVRQTVLRIAQRRGVCQGGTEAGHDCNSVLDCNGSTCADACVGGAADGLTCAADGDCPGGRCGSLFDASAFAALANDGGAVILPRSAPNGIEGVCEQPDHAVCASDAECPASGDACVLYALEAQNAVSLDSLESKTDEMLVLTGSESVDGVDRNGDTDALDFVVTLRDRANGAIYTLGAPSGFAPDGAPLATCGIAAPPPESRAVFTLPQQGFELPAIAFESDVAAFLENEAAENQCDENGDGDRADAILRVFSLSLGELTAGVSPPRAVDPGPLVDGQPIAISNGRVFFRTSEAASGARVTVRVSLAGDGQESEDASQPDADISRDGALVAFVNDGPIGGTANDENGTPDVFVRDRAAGATELVSRPASGGLSSGFGAVGRVSISGDGRFVAFASYNNDLVPGDTNACPGDQLTCADVFVVDRCRVDGLPIDGCTWTIERVSVGPAGLQANDHSGSPAISDDGRYVAFTSAADDLVGGGADGNALVDVFVRDRCLAGGALVDGCTPTTERVSVTDDEQQATGPLGWQPRVDLSADGRYVAFDFRSDNLPYGYNTGEPQVFVRDRLAGTTAQVAYTQAAEAPSISSDGRFVAYQYVDYGGRVPSDVAVVDRTSFAIDTVNLRPDGSLPPEESSYEPSVSDDGRFVLFRSDSPDLIGPGNDSNGEPDLFVRDRTFATTERVTVSTRGAQATAHGSLWGALSPDGTRVLMVSGAPDLLDDGQDTNGVADVFVREPVAGRRLVDLFPDGRLDDSVLEVLAVPGRGRGGVDPITTLCPATEVTSTAGMAAFLRPETATGTTLCPGGSLNVGDTDVADEVVHLWPGDGAPQNLARAGTAVALSPTHVAAIVPEPGQGDGGADLNGDADVADGVVMVYSIASGAWTNVGQAASRIRFCGAVLAMLTPEAGQNADLDGDLDAIDTVLQLYVPATGTLINTGHPADEIVCNDRIVAFRTSEIAYGNRDLQGGNQGGSEPPFPATSVMHGYVIGRPECLAAAAPADCLRNSLQSAIPCTEQACDPRVPYKVKDCSVKFLTSECEQRGNVGGLRCELDGSDLNGDTPPDADDIVIQLFDVCTGKVTVVGTFDGSDPFQSDAKGGDGETIYVAAGRCIEDLGIGCETGAQCPTGAFCEAQTCQRDHRPCVADLDCPPSVPCVTDERGKIVAASPDTDDDGVPDHLDDCPDAYNPDQRDSDGDRAGDACDLDCPQCPLPTATPTGGAGATPTPTSTPPPPTMTVGPTSTIDVTPTIEPTPNALDRFHCYGVRAPGGAPGKTVTLVDRFGTTQVGVADPRRVCNPANVDGSDPSAPSHPGHLLGYRVRRNGPIVPLPRRQEITNQFGTITVDLVRPELLLVPSAKSLAGPPPPLNPVTVDHFQCYRVTRARTRVKGLAVADQLGSLHVDVKRPRRLCVPVDKNGETPGAEQHPALLACYDSRVANDSLPFEGPHELYVANQFGSVALDRLRPAELCVPSTLP from the coding sequence GTGCGCCTGTTTCCGTTTCGCGTCCTCGCAGTCGTCGCCCTCGGCGCGGCCGCGCTCCGACCCGATGCCGCGCGCGCCGGCTGCGACTTGATCCCGCAGGCGCAGCCGGTCTTCCGCGGCGCGCTCGGCACGCTCGACCGGCCCTATGCCGGGCCGGGAGACTTCGTCGAGCTGCACGTGCGGCCGGGCGTTTGCGACCAGGCGTCGGCGGGTCTGCCCCAGAGCGTCGACGACCTCGTGGTCACCCTGGTGTTCGAGCCGCTCTCGGGTCCGAAGCGCGTCGTCGTGCTGACGACGGACGCGTGCGACGCTCCCGGCGTCGCGGCGCGGCTCGGGACCTGCGACGCGGCGCCCGGCGTCGCGAGCGTCGCCTGCGTGCAGATGAACGCCGCGGGCCCGACCGACATGGCGATCGTCGAGCGCGACGGCATCCCGCGGTTGCGGTTCCGCTTCCCGAACACCGACCTCTTCCTCGACGGCAGCCCCGACGACCGGACGCTCGCCGGCCCCGCGACGATCGCGGTGAGCCCGAAGAGCGCCTCGACGTTCCCCTGCGGCCTCGCTGCCACCACGTGCGAGGCGGACGCGGCGAGCCTCGGCCTCGTCGCCTGCGTCGACGATCTCTACGCGCGCGACGGCACCTGCGCGCCGAACCTCGATCCGACCTTCGCCAACTTCACGGCTCTGCCGCCGCCGAGCGACTACCAGGCGGCCTGCTACACCGAGTCGCCGCCCTGCACGGCGTTCGCGGAGGAGGCCCGCCTCACCGTCGACCGCGGCGGCAACCTGCTCGTGCCGGTGTACTGGCAGGGCGTCCTCGTGAAGGACGGCGACCAGCCGGTGCCGCGCCTGCTGCGGGCGACGATCGAGCCGCCCGTGGCGGTCACGATCCCGAGCGACGTCTTCGTGAGCTCGCTCACGACCGAGGGCCAGCGCCTGCCGCCGATCTTCGAGCCCGAGACCGATCCGTCGGCCGGGGCGACCGCCGCGCTCGCGTTCTTCGGCTCCGTCGACGTGCGCCAGACGGTGCTGCGCATCGCTCAGAGGCGCGGCGTCTGTCAGGGCGGCACCGAGGCCGGCCACGACTGCAACAGCGTCCTCGACTGCAACGGCTCGACGTGCGCCGACGCCTGCGTCGGCGGCGCCGCCGACGGCCTCACCTGCGCCGCCGACGGCGACTGTCCGGGCGGCCGCTGCGGCTCGCTCTTCGACGCGAGCGCGTTCGCGGCCCTCGCCAACGACGGCGGCGCGGTGATCCTGCCGCGCTCGGCGCCGAACGGCATCGAGGGCGTCTGCGAGCAACCCGATCACGCGGTCTGCGCGAGCGACGCAGAGTGTCCCGCGAGCGGCGATGCGTGCGTGCTCTACGCGCTCGAGGCGCAGAACGCGGTCTCGCTCGACAGCCTCGAGTCGAAGACCGACGAGATGCTCGTCCTGACCGGCTCCGAGAGCGTCGACGGCGTCGACCGCAACGGCGACACCGACGCGCTCGACTTCGTCGTGACGCTGCGTGATCGCGCGAACGGGGCGATCTACACGCTCGGCGCGCCGTCCGGGTTCGCGCCCGACGGCGCCCCGCTCGCGACCTGCGGCATCGCCGCGCCGCCGCCCGAGAGCCGGGCCGTCTTCACCCTGCCGCAGCAGGGGTTCGAGCTGCCGGCGATCGCGTTCGAGAGCGACGTGGCGGCCTTTCTCGAGAACGAAGCGGCGGAGAACCAGTGTGACGAGAACGGCGACGGTGACCGCGCCGACGCGATCCTGCGGGTCTTCTCGCTCTCGCTCGGCGAGCTCACGGCCGGCGTCTCGCCGCCGCGCGCCGTCGATCCGGGGCCGCTCGTCGACGGCCAGCCGATCGCGATCTCGAACGGCCGGGTCTTCTTCCGCACCTCGGAAGCCGCCTCGGGGGCGCGCGTCACGGTGCGCGTGAGCCTCGCCGGCGATGGCCAGGAGAGCGAAGACGCGTCGCAACCGGATGCCGACATCTCGCGCGACGGCGCCCTCGTCGCGTTCGTCAACGACGGTCCGATCGGCGGCACCGCGAACGACGAGAACGGCACGCCGGACGTCTTCGTCCGCGACCGTGCCGCGGGTGCGACCGAGCTCGTGAGCCGGCCCGCGAGCGGCGGGCTCTCGAGCGGCTTCGGGGCGGTCGGCAGGGTGTCGATCTCGGGCGACGGCCGCTTCGTCGCCTTCGCGAGCTACAACAACGACCTCGTGCCGGGCGACACCAACGCCTGCCCCGGCGATCAGCTCACCTGCGCCGACGTCTTCGTCGTCGACCGCTGCCGTGTCGACGGCCTGCCGATCGACGGGTGCACGTGGACGATCGAGCGGGTGAGCGTCGGACCGGCCGGCCTCCAGGCGAACGACCACTCGGGCTCCCCCGCGATCTCCGACGACGGCCGCTACGTCGCCTTCACGAGCGCCGCGGACGACCTCGTCGGCGGCGGGGCGGACGGCAATGCCCTCGTCGACGTGTTCGTGCGCGACCGCTGCCTCGCGGGCGGCGCGCTCGTGGACGGCTGCACGCCGACCACCGAGCGGGTGAGCGTCACCGACGACGAGCAGCAGGCGACCGGGCCGCTCGGCTGGCAGCCGCGCGTCGACCTCTCGGCCGACGGCCGCTACGTCGCCTTCGACTTCCGCAGCGACAACCTGCCGTACGGATACAACACCGGCGAGCCGCAGGTGTTCGTGCGCGACCGCCTCGCCGGGACGACCGCGCAGGTGGCGTACACGCAAGCGGCGGAGGCGCCGTCGATCTCCTCCGACGGCCGCTTCGTCGCCTACCAGTACGTCGACTACGGCGGACGCGTGCCGAGCGACGTCGCCGTCGTCGATCGGACGAGCTTCGCGATCGACACGGTGAACCTGCGTCCGGACGGCAGCCTGCCGCCCGAGGAGTCGTCGTACGAGCCGAGCGTCTCCGACGACGGCCGCTTCGTGCTCTTCCGGAGCGACTCGCCGGACCTGATCGGCCCGGGCAACGACAGCAACGGCGAGCCCGATCTCTTCGTGCGCGACCGCACGTTCGCGACGACCGAGCGCGTGACCGTGTCGACGCGAGGCGCGCAGGCGACGGCTCATGGGAGCCTGTGGGGCGCGCTCTCGCCCGACGGGACGCGCGTCCTCATGGTGAGCGGCGCGCCGGATCTCCTCGACGACGGTCAGGACACCAACGGCGTCGCCGACGTCTTCGTGCGCGAGCCGGTCGCCGGCCGGCGGCTCGTGGATCTCTTTCCCGACGGCCGGCTCGACGACTCGGTGCTCGAGGTGCTCGCGGTTCCGGGCCGTGGGCGCGGCGGCGTCGATCCGATCACGACGCTCTGCCCGGCGACCGAGGTCACGAGCACCGCGGGCATGGCGGCGTTCCTCCGTCCGGAGACGGCGACGGGGACGACGCTCTGTCCCGGCGGATCGTTGAACGTCGGCGACACCGACGTCGCGGACGAGGTCGTGCACCTCTGGCCGGGCGACGGCGCTCCGCAGAACCTGGCGCGCGCCGGGACGGCGGTCGCGCTCTCGCCGACGCACGTCGCGGCGATCGTGCCCGAGCCGGGGCAGGGCGACGGCGGGGCCGACTTGAACGGCGACGCGGACGTCGCCGACGGCGTCGTCATGGTCTACTCGATCGCGTCCGGCGCGTGGACGAACGTCGGGCAGGCGGCGAGCCGGATCCGCTTCTGCGGCGCGGTGCTCGCCATGCTGACGCCCGAAGCCGGCCAGAACGCCGATCTCGACGGCGACCTCGACGCGATCGACACCGTGCTCCAGCTCTACGTGCCGGCGACCGGCACGCTGATCAATACCGGGCACCCGGCCGACGAGATCGTCTGCAACGACCGGATCGTCGCGTTCCGCACCTCCGAGATCGCGTACGGCAACCGCGATCTCCAGGGCGGCAACCAGGGCGGCAGCGAGCCGCCGTTCCCGGCGACGAGCGTGATGCACGGCTACGTGATCGGCCGGCCCGAGTGCCTCGCCGCCGCCGCGCCCGCCGATTGCCTCCGCAACAGCCTGCAGTCCGCCATTCCCTGCACCGAGCAGGCGTGCGACCCGCGCGTGCCCTACAAGGTGAAGGACTGTTCCGTGAAGTTCCTCACCAGCGAGTGCGAGCAGCGCGGCAACGTCGGCGGCCTCCGCTGCGAGCTCGACGGCTCCGACCTGAACGGCGACACGCCGCCCGACGCCGACGACATCGTGATCCAGCTCTTCGACGTCTGCACCGGTAAGGTCACCGTGGTCGGGACGTTCGACGGCAGCGATCCCTTCCAGTCCGACGCGAAGGGCGGCGACGGCGAGACGATCTACGTCGCCGCGGGGCGCTGCATCGAGGACCTCGGCATCGGCTGCGAGACGGGCGCCCAGTGCCCCACGGGCGCGTTCTGCGAGGCGCAAACGTGCCAGCGCGACCATCGGCCGTGCGTCGCCGATCTCGACTGCCCGCCGAGCGTGCCCTGCGTCACCGACGAGCGCGGCAAGATCGTGGCCGCGAGCCCCGACACCGACGACGACGGCGTGCCCGATCACCTCGACGACTGCCCGGACGCTTACAATCCCGATCAGCGCGACAGCGACGGCGACCGCGCCGGCGACGCGTGCGATCTCGATTGCCCGCAGTGCCCGCTGCCGACGGCGACGCCGACCGGCGGCGCTGGCGCGACGCCGACGCCGACCTCCACGCCGCCGCCTCCGACGATGACCGTCGGTCCGACCTCCACGATCGACGTCACCCCGACGATCGAGCCGACGCCGAACGCCCTCGATCGCTTCCATTGCTACGGCGTGCGCGCGCCCGGCGGCGCGCCGGGCAAGACGGTCACGCTCGTGGACCGCTTCGGCACGACGCAGGTCGGGGTCGCCGACCCGCGCCGCGTCTGCAACCCGGCGAACGTCGACGGCAGCGACCCGAGCGCGCCGTCACACCCGGGGCACCTGCTCGGCTATCGCGTGCGGCGGAACGGTCCGATCGTGCCGCTGCCGCGCCGGCAGGAGATCACGAACCAGTTCGGCACCATCACGGTGGATCTCGTGCGGCCGGAGCTCCTGCTCGTGCCGAGCGCGAAGAGCCTGGCGGGCCCGCCGCCGCCGCTGAACCCGGTGACCGTCGACCATTTCCAGTGCTACCGCGTGACGCGCGCCCGCACGCGCGTGAAGGGCCTTGCGGTCGCCGACCAGCTCGGCTCGCTGCACGTCGACGTGAAGCGGCCGCGCCGGCTCTGCGTGCCGGTCGACAAGAACGGCGAGACGCCGGGCGCCGAGCAGCACCCGGCCCTGCTCGCGTGCTACGACTCGCGGGTCGCGAACGACTCCCTGCCGTTCGAGGGGCCGCACGAGCTCTACGTCGCGAACCAGTTCGGGAGCGTGGCCCTCGACCGGCTGCGCCCTGCGGAGCTCTGCGTGCCGTCGACGTTGCCCTGA
- a CDS encoding B12-binding domain-containing radical SAM protein, with translation MWPTWLPLVPHLRAMKAALSDVRVVVGGYQGIVDPAGTLTEPAVDFVCVGDGEEPLVDLIRRLRTPGDARPVAGLWEKRGAEILRSPPYLVRDLDALPFPDYGIFERDGTIAYLKPNAVEAMRLVSVPVLSGRGCPYRCAYCSNTTLLDQHGGKGGILRKRRPAPLVAELARLRDRYGVDFFQFWDEEFLYDAAYARDLLGAYRREVGLPFSLFARPETMTDELCALAAASGCHSMWFGVESGSEPYRRRRLDRRTSNARILDAAATARRHGIKRMIFAMVGLPFETADDVRATVELCRALDAELTIVSQFLPFPGTPLHELCRAHDLLLPPTAEQQVWPLGTLNVKEHPGGLDRATMRALADEIMGALDEWNRRDL, from the coding sequence ATGTGGCCGACCTGGCTGCCGCTCGTGCCGCACCTCCGGGCGATGAAGGCGGCGCTCTCCGACGTGCGCGTCGTCGTCGGGGGGTATCAGGGCATCGTCGATCCCGCGGGGACGCTCACCGAACCCGCGGTCGACTTCGTCTGCGTCGGCGACGGTGAGGAGCCGCTCGTGGACTTGATCCGGCGTCTGAGGACGCCGGGTGACGCGCGTCCGGTCGCGGGGCTCTGGGAGAAGCGCGGCGCAGAGATCCTGCGCTCGCCGCCGTATCTCGTGCGCGACCTCGACGCGTTGCCGTTCCCCGACTACGGCATCTTCGAACGCGACGGTACCATCGCCTACCTCAAGCCGAACGCGGTCGAAGCGATGCGGCTCGTGTCGGTGCCGGTCTTGAGCGGGCGCGGCTGTCCCTATCGCTGCGCCTATTGCTCGAACACGACGCTGCTCGACCAGCACGGCGGCAAGGGCGGGATCCTCCGCAAACGGCGGCCGGCGCCGCTCGTGGCGGAGCTCGCGCGGCTGCGCGACCGGTACGGCGTCGACTTCTTCCAATTCTGGGACGAGGAGTTCCTCTACGACGCCGCCTATGCGCGCGACCTCCTCGGCGCGTATCGCCGCGAGGTGGGCCTGCCGTTCTCGCTTTTCGCGCGCCCGGAGACGATGACCGACGAGCTCTGCGCGCTCGCCGCCGCGAGCGGCTGCCACTCGATGTGGTTCGGGGTGGAGAGCGGCTCGGAGCCCTATCGGCGCCGGCGTCTCGATCGCCGCACGTCGAACGCACGCATCCTCGACGCCGCCGCGACCGCGCGCCGGCACGGCATCAAACGCATGATCTTCGCGATGGTCGGGTTGCCCTTCGAGACCGCCGACGACGTGCGCGCGACGGTGGAGCTCTGCCGCGCGCTCGACGCTGAGCTCACCATCGTGAGCCAGTTCCTGCCGTTCCCGGGCACGCCGCTCCACGAGCTCTGCCGGGCGCATGATCTCCTCCTGCCTCCGACCGCGGAGCAGCAGGTCTGGCCGCTCGGGACGCTCAACGTGAAGGAGCACCCCGGCGGCCTCGACCGCGCAACGATGCGCGCGCTCGCCGACGAGATCATGGGAGCGCTCGACGAGTGGAACCGCCGCGACCTCTGA
- a CDS encoding phosphocholine cytidylyltransferase family protein: protein MRALILAAGRGERLRPLTDDRPKCLVRLAGKPLLAWQTAALRAAGVERVAVVGGWRADRLRRRGLVRFVNCAWRRTAMVASLLAARRWLAAGPCIVVYGDVVCHPMVLRALAGATADVAITYDTAWRALWRARFARPEDDAESLRVVAGRVRAIGARIGDVAECDGQFMGLLRLTPRGLGRIAALVARLGAERADRLETTALLASLVARGVAVEAIPVRGRWCEVDRVTDLGLYERRIATGRAWRHDWRPAPSRRSGRAGRPA, encoded by the coding sequence GTGCGAGCTCTGATCCTCGCCGCCGGCCGCGGCGAGCGGCTGCGGCCGTTGACCGACGATCGGCCGAAATGCCTGGTGCGTCTCGCCGGGAAGCCGCTCCTCGCATGGCAGACGGCGGCGCTTCGCGCCGCCGGCGTCGAGCGCGTGGCCGTCGTCGGCGGATGGCGTGCCGATCGCCTCCGGCGGCGCGGGCTCGTGCGCTTCGTGAACTGCGCGTGGCGGCGGACGGCGATGGTCGCCTCGCTCCTCGCGGCGCGCCGCTGGCTCGCGGCCGGGCCGTGCATCGTCGTCTACGGCGACGTCGTCTGCCACCCGATGGTGCTCCGTGCGCTCGCCGGCGCAACGGCGGACGTCGCGATTACGTACGATACGGCATGGCGAGCGCTCTGGCGCGCCCGCTTCGCGCGTCCCGAGGACGACGCCGAGTCGCTGCGCGTCGTCGCCGGCCGCGTGCGGGCGATCGGAGCGCGGATCGGCGACGTCGCCGAGTGCGACGGGCAGTTCATGGGGTTGCTCCGGCTGACGCCGCGCGGGCTCGGGCGCATCGCGGCGTTGGTCGCCCGTCTCGGCGCGGAGCGGGCGGATCGGCTCGAGACGACTGCGCTACTCGCGTCGCTCGTCGCGCGCGGCGTGGCGGTCGAGGCGATCCCCGTGCGCGGCCGGTGGTGCGAGGTGGACCGTGTCACCGACCTCGGCCTCTACGAGCGCCGGATTGCGACCGGGCGGGCGTGGCGTCACGACTGGCGGCCGGCGCCGTCGCGCCGCTCGGGTCGCGCGGGGCGCCCGGCGTGA
- a CDS encoding adenylyl-sulfate kinase produces MTRIGARSGRRDAPGTTTVRGRRAAHGWRAAPPRGGRIVWITGLAGSGKTMVATAVVRGLGRARIAAVLLDGDALRRSIATDLGYDLADRRRAAERYARLARLLAAQGLTVVVATISMFESVRRANRRRAPHYFEVYLRLAAGCAPRVRGRGGATPVVGRELPFEAPVRPDLVVDGPLTRARAASVGACIVRSLVHGT; encoded by the coding sequence GTGACCCGGATCGGCGCGCGGAGCGGGCGGCGGGACGCCCCCGGCACGACGACGGTGCGCGGCCGGCGCGCGGCGCATGGTTGGCGTGCTGCGCCCCCCCGCGGCGGGCGGATCGTCTGGATCACCGGGCTCGCCGGGAGCGGCAAGACGATGGTCGCGACCGCCGTCGTCCGCGGCCTCGGCCGCGCGCGCATCGCAGCCGTGCTCCTCGACGGCGACGCGCTCCGCCGCTCGATTGCGACCGACCTCGGCTACGACCTTGCCGACCGGCGGCGCGCGGCGGAACGGTACGCGCGCCTCGCGCGGCTCCTCGCCGCACAAGGCCTCACGGTCGTCGTCGCGACGATCTCCATGTTCGAGAGCGTCCGTCGCGCCAACCGGCGGCGTGCGCCGCACTACTTCGAGGTCTACCTGCGGCTCGCGGCGGGATGCGCGCCGCGCGTCCGGGGCCGCGGCGGCGCGACGCCGGTCGTGGGCCGCGAGCTGCCATTCGAGGCGCCGGTCCGTCCCGACCTCGTCGTCGACGGGCCCCTCACGCGCGCCCGCGCTGCGTCCGTCGGGGCGTGTATCGTTCGGAGCCTCGTGCATGGCACTTGA
- a CDS encoding methyltransferase domain-containing protein encodes MALEWDYASVAADYDARPPYVAAALAACFDDLPFGSHACDVGAGTGRLAAALAARGFAVAAVEPSPAMRARGVANTAGLSRVAWLAGRAEALPLPSACRSLVTFGASFNVVEPDAALAEAARVLVPGGRLACLWNHRVLDDPVQRRIEERIRGLVPGYRYGSRRDPQDDVLRASGRFARVRALEAACVHRVPVAVWMTAWRSHLTLRRQAGAHFDAVLEAIAAVVAAEVEDEIAVPYVTRCWLAERR; translated from the coding sequence ATGGCACTTGAGTGGGACTACGCGAGCGTTGCCGCCGACTACGATGCGCGGCCGCCGTACGTCGCCGCGGCGCTCGCGGCCTGCTTCGACGACCTGCCGTTCGGATCGCACGCCTGTGACGTCGGTGCGGGGACCGGTCGTCTCGCGGCGGCGCTCGCCGCGCGCGGTTTCGCCGTCGCCGCCGTCGAGCCGAGCCCGGCGATGCGGGCGCGCGGCGTCGCGAACACCGCGGGGCTGTCGCGGGTCGCGTGGCTCGCCGGACGCGCCGAAGCGCTGCCGCTCCCGTCGGCCTGCCGCTCGCTCGTGACCTTCGGCGCGTCGTTCAACGTGGTGGAGCCGGACGCGGCGCTCGCCGAGGCCGCGCGCGTGCTCGTCCCGGGCGGGCGCCTGGCCTGCCTCTGGAACCACCGCGTCCTCGACGATCCCGTGCAGCGCCGCATCGAGGAGCGCATCCGTGGGCTTGTTCCCGGGTATCGCTACGGTTCTCGGCGCGATCCTCAGGACGACGTGCTGCGGGCGAGTGGTCGCTTCGCGCGCGTACGCGCACTCGAGGCAGCGTGCGTCCATCGCGTGCCCGTCGCCGTATGGATGACGGCGTGGCGCTCGCATCTCACGCTCCGTCGTCAGGCCGGCGCGCACTTCGACGCGGTCCTCGAGGCGATCGCCGCCGTCGTCGCTGCGGAGGTGGAGGACGAGATCGCGGTGCCCTACGTTACCCGCTGCTGGCTCGCGGAGCGGCGGTGA
- the lnt gene encoding apolipoprotein N-acyltransferase: MTRLAPSLAATVVSGVLYALAFPPLRLRALAWIALVPFLAALRHASWRRRLGLGALWTLVSGWSVGTWMAPAVASYFDQPLLVGVAIFLVVTVGMATPYYAAFALAYGPLARLGAATPLLAGAAWAAAELARGRLLNGALGYVGNSPWATLGYSQAGLLPVVQIAAVAGVYGVSFLVATANAALAELVAERGERRSRRGALAAGAVVAGAVAWGALAVGSVPPDAASTPIAIVQGNLGAAVRWSAEGPARTLEAYQHLTRELLAADAPAIVFWPEAALTSFIEHEDTHRRALVALLAGRDVELVFGAPRAGTPAGGPPYANSVYRIGPDGALDARYDKEWLLPFMEYLPLRFDFARRHFGRVREFTPGAPTPPLPTRAGAAGLLVCNEAFLPHVAAARVAAGATYLASPSNDSWVPNAGFAWQQFDIAAMRAVEQRRFLVRVSDSGPSGVVDPWGRVVAHTDARARATLRATIVPTTAPSLYARAGDAFGVACALVALLGCALAHVRRGR, from the coding sequence GTGACGCGGCTCGCGCCGTCGCTCGCCGCGACGGTCGTCTCGGGAGTGCTCTACGCGCTGGCGTTCCCGCCGCTCCGCCTGCGCGCGCTCGCGTGGATCGCGCTCGTGCCCTTCCTCGCGGCGCTCCGGCACGCCTCCTGGCGGCGCCGGCTCGGGCTTGGCGCGCTCTGGACGCTGGTCTCGGGCTGGAGCGTCGGGACGTGGATGGCGCCGGCGGTCGCGAGCTACTTCGATCAGCCGCTCCTCGTCGGCGTCGCGATCTTCCTCGTCGTGACGGTCGGCATGGCGACGCCCTACTACGCCGCGTTCGCCCTCGCGTACGGCCCGCTCGCGCGCCTCGGCGCCGCGACCCCGCTCCTCGCCGGCGCCGCATGGGCCGCGGCCGAGCTCGCGCGCGGACGGCTCTTGAACGGCGCGCTCGGCTACGTCGGCAACTCGCCGTGGGCGACGCTCGGCTATTCGCAGGCGGGTCTGCTGCCGGTCGTGCAGATCGCCGCCGTCGCCGGCGTGTACGGCGTGTCGTTCCTCGTCGCGACCGCGAACGCCGCGCTCGCCGAGCTCGTCGCGGAGCGCGGCGAGCGGCGCTCCCGGCGCGGCGCGCTCGCCGCGGGCGCGGTCGTCGCGGGCGCCGTCGCCTGGGGCGCCCTCGCGGTGGGGAGCGTGCCGCCCGACGCCGCGTCGACGCCGATCGCGATCGTCCAGGGCAACCTCGGCGCCGCCGTCCGCTGGAGCGCCGAGGGCCCGGCGCGCACGCTCGAGGCCTACCAGCACCTCACGCGCGAGCTTCTCGCCGCCGACGCGCCGGCGATCGTGTTCTGGCCCGAAGCCGCCCTCACGTCCTTCATCGAGCACGAGGACACGCACCGCCGCGCGCTCGTCGCGCTGCTCGCCGGCCGCGACGTGGAGCTCGTCTTCGGCGCGCCGCGCGCCGGCACGCCGGCGGGTGGACCGCCCTACGCCAACAGCGTCTACAGAATCGGGCCCGACGGCGCGCTCGATGCGCGCTACGACAAGGAGTGGCTCCTGCCGTTCATGGAGTACCTCCCGCTGCGCTTCGACTTCGCGCGCCGGCACTTCGGCCGCGTCCGCGAGTTCACGCCGGGCGCGCCGACGCCGCCGCTCCCGACGCGCGCCGGCGCCGCCGGGCTGCTCGTCTGCAACGAGGCCTTCCTGCCGCACGTCGCCGCCGCCCGCGTCGCCGCCGGCGCGACCTACCTCGCGAGCCCGTCGAACGACAGCTGGGTGCCGAACGCCGGCTTCGCGTGGCAGCAGTTCGACATCGCCGCGATGCGGGCGGTCGAGCAACGGCGCTTCCTCGTCCGGGTGTCGGACTCGGGACCGTCGGGCGTCGTCGATCCCTGGGGCCGCGTCGTCGCGCACACCGACGCGCGCGCGCGCGCGACGCTGCGGGCGACGATCGTCCCGACGACCGCGCCCTCGCTCTACGCCCGAGCGGGCGATGCGTTCGGGGTCGCCTGCGCGCTCGTCGCCCTACTCGGCTGCGCGCTCGCGCACGTTCGCCGCGGGCGCTAG